A genomic region of Phragmites australis chromosome 2, lpPhrAust1.1, whole genome shotgun sequence contains the following coding sequences:
- the LOC133901683 gene encoding piezo-type mechanosensitive ion channel homolog isoform X1, which translates to MAWRTDGCAGGFLLPVLLLAASLLDWSLISLINMIILFAIRFVAPRRGFHTWRLYLLLWCTIIYSVLAILAQVTFHIIWCIEGKRWSVAHSWWAKLVGLARDQPWESPSVIYFLVMQLSVAVLALVEVLGSRLHQDSCWLNFSFGVEQIGYHLRVACCLLLPAAQLVVSISHPSWISLPFFVFSCIGLVDWSLTSNFLGLFRWWRLLEIYSVFSILLLYIYQLPVRFPYVVLAFADFIGLFKVSSKSEWPELSSSISLLIYYFMLSSAKQDIQEMDSLISIEDDSLTEDLLPSRNAFLVRQSRSGRRHANVLIRGSVFRTFSINFFTYGFPVLLLALSFWSFNFTSICAFGLLAYVGYILYAFPSLFQMHRLNGSLLVFILLWAASTYVFNVAFTFFNKRFQKDMMIWETIGLWHYPIPGLFLLAQFCLGVFVALCNLVNNSVFLYLTSEEGPSSSDDHLIDEKEDTMVLIVSTLAWGLRKLSRAITLTLLFLLVMKRGFIHAVYMCFFLVFLVNHSINKRLRQILVLFCEVHFSVLYILQFDLVSSALKRSGSLTMEVLSQLGLSYNATAKDFLEIGSIVCFCAVHSHGFKMLFSLSAVLRHTPYPPVGFTILKAGLNKSVLLSVYSSQNSRDGQAHRNSHEKKIATYLSKIGLKFLSVYRSYGTYVAFLTILLTLYLVTPNYISFGYLFFLLFWIIGRQLVEKTKRQLWFPLKVYATVVFIFTYSLSVSPIFAESVSKFVKLYPDLGFDPEASLLTNVWQSLAILIVMQLYSYERRQNSDKNFGVSDASESGFLGFLRRFLIWHSEKILSVSVFYACLSSISLSGLIYLLGLIVFSILPKVSRMPSKVYLVYTGLLAASEYLFQMVCKPAQMCPGQRFYGLSVSLGLKYYDSGFWGVEHGLRGKVLVIVACTIQYNVFHWLDLMPTSLVHKGKWEEPCQLFISSDPPYSPVRSNEESHSSNRFTSLFSKVQGLIGSSSSSSLGSGKIYQKSEYVDNVIKGSDEDNRYSFAKIWGLSKESHKWDKKRIISLKRERFETQKTTFKCYMKFWIENLFKLRGLEINMIVLLLASFTLLNVVSIFYIMFLVVCILMNRDLIQKLWPLFVFLFASVLILEYFALWNDGMPWFHDINDIEVHCNECWKNSRIFIDYCSKCWLGLIADDPRMLISYYVVFIFSSFKLRSDRFSGFSDSDTYRQMMSQRKNALVWRDLSLETKSFWTLLDYVRLYAYCHLLDIVLALIAITGTLEYDVLHLGYLGFALVFFRMRLEILKKKNMIFKYLRMYNFALIVLSLAYQSPYIGQFSSGKCDQIDYVYEIIGFYKYDYGFKITSRSAFVEIVIFLLVSVQSYIFSSSEFDYVSRYLEAEQIGAMVREQEKKVLKKTEQLQHLRRSEEHKRQRNMQVERMKSEMYNLQSQLNRMNSFTPINDTSHNEGLRRRRNTKLYSDTSTPHEENENGSPTNQDKTGSAESSQSFEFSLTDTQKNMADLLFQCSSDTLRPPTRGRSEELVLTDNTRNSLGSTPEITELEESDGKVNYSLYKEGRARGQPKENPLKSAVQLIGDGVSHVQSFGNQAVTNIVSFLNIDPDEPHSNEHIAEDDIYDVESQRETQEGQLLRTHSVSDASGTKVKSSMPIGVIFRYIWYQMRSNYDYVCYCCFVLVFLWNFSLLSMVYLGALFLYALCVNYGPSYLFWVIMLIYTELNILSQYIFQIIIQHCGLNIHLPLLQRLGFPDDKIKASFVVSILPLILVYISTLLQSSITAKDGEWVPVTEFSFLSARNNVEEKHCMPYSWRDRLKSLHLPVMNLIRMTGRGLSRYWMSLTQGAESPPYFVQVTMEVNHWPEDGIQPERIESAINRLLAIAHEERCQANLPSSCHCCSKVRIQSIEKSKENSNMALAVVEVVYASPADCQSAGWYKSLTPAADVEKEIHESQKAGLFEEINFPYPIVSVIGGGKREIDLYAYYFGADLAVFFLVAMFYQSVLKNKSEFIEVYQLEDQFPKEFVFILMVLFFLIVVDRIIYLWSFATGKVVFYLFNLVLFTYSVTEYAWGMELAHRDVGGLVLRAIYLTKSISLALQALQIRYGIPNKSNLYRQFLTSKVTQVNYLGFRLYRALPFLYELRCVLDWSCTTTSLTMYDWLKLEDIYASLFLVKCDAVLNRANHRQGEKQTKMTKFSSGICLFFVLICVIWAPMLIYSSGNPTNIANPIIDVSVKIDINALGGRLTFFKTTACEKIPWKYLKAYDDVDPLGYLGAYNVDDIQLICCQPDASTMWLIPPPVQSRFIQSLEETQMPFGKMELILNWDFLRARPKGKELVKYESSVEHHPSVDDVKQVLNGTANSFSIVDAYPRYFRVTGSGEVRQLEAAIDSVSGELLLNNGTPPWWSFYNANPSDLAGCQGLNGPMVIVVSEETPQGIIGETLSKFSIWSLYITFVLAVARFIRLQCSDLRMRIPYENLPSCDRLLDICEGIYAARAEGELEVEEVLYWTLVNIYRSPHMLLEYTKPD; encoded by the exons ATGGCGTGGCGGACGGACGGGTGTGCCGGCGGCTTCCTGCTGCCAGTGCTGCTCCTGGCAG CTTCTTTACTTGATTGGAGCTTGATTTCTCTAATTAATATGATCATCCTCTTTGCTATTCGATTTGTTGCTCCAAGAAGAG GGTTTCACACTTGGAGGCTGTACCTTTTGTTGTGGTGTACAATTATTTACTCAGTGCTTGCTATTTTAGCACAAGTTACATTTCATATAATCTGGTGCATTGAGGGAAAGCGTTGGTCTGTGGCTCATTCTTGGTGGGCGAAGCTGGTTGGTTTAGCAAG GGACCAGCCTTGGGAATCACCATCAGTTATCTATTTTCTTGTCATGCAGCTATCTGTTGCTGTTCTTGCTTTGGTTGAAGTCCTCGGAAGCAGGCTTCATCAAGATTCATGTTGGCTCAACTTTTCCTTTGGGGTTGAGCAAATAG GTTACCATTTGCGGGTAGCATGCTGTTTGTTACTGCCTGCCGCCCAGTTAGTTGTCAGTATTAGCCATCCTTCGTGGATTTCTTTACCGTTCTTTGTATTTAGCTGCATTGGACTTGTGGATTGGTCCTTAACAAGCAACTTTCTTGGTCTTTTCCG ATGGTGGAGGCTACTTGAGATATATTCGGTGTTCAGTATTCTTCTGCTTTATATCTACCAGTTGCCTGTGAGGTTTCCCTATGTTGTGCTAGCATTTGCTGACTTCATTGGGCTATTCAAAGTTTCCTCGAAATCAGAATGGCCTGAGCTGTCTTCTAGTATTTCACTTCTGATTTATTACTTCATG TTGTCATCAGCCAAACAAGACATACAGGAAATGGATTCGCTTATATCTATAGAAGATGACAGCTTAACAGAAGACCTTCTTCCTTCTAGGAATGCATTTTTGGTTCGCCAATCTCG ATCTGGCAGAAGGCATGCTAACGTATTAATTAGAGGATCAGTTTTCAGAACTTTCAGTATTAACTTCTTCACTTATGGCTTCCCG GTCCTGCTGCTTGCCCTTTCCTTCTGGAGTTTCAACTTCACTAGTATTTGTGCTTTTGGTCTCCTAGCATATGTTGGATACATTTTATATGCTTTCCCTTCCTTGTTCCAAATGCATCGATTGAATGGGTCACTTCTAGTGTTCATTCTACTCTGGGCAGCCAGTACATATGTCTTCAATGTGGCATTCACATTCTTTAACAAAAGATTTCAAAAG GATATGATGATTTGGGAAACTATTGGGTTGTGGCACTATCCTATTCCTGGATTATTTTTACTTGCCCAATtctgccttggagtctttgtagCACTGTGTAATCTTGTAAATAATTCTGTTTTCCTTTACTTGACTTCTGAGGAGGGTCCGTCATCGAGCGATGATCACCTCATTGATG AGAAGGAAGATACAATGGTACTTATTGTATCAACACTAGCATGGGGACTACGCAAACTTTCACGTGCAATTACTTTGACATTACTCTTTCTTCTTGTGATGAAACGTGGATTTATTCATGCAGTTTACA TGTGCTTTTTCCTGGTGTTTCTGGTGAATCATTCCATAAACAAGAGACTGCGCCAGATCTTAGTGTTATTCTGCGAGGTGCATTTTTCAGTACTGTACATTCTTCAGTTTGATCTAGTGTCAAGTGCTCTGAAGCGCAGTGGTTCATTAACAATGGAGGTACTCTCACAGTTAG GTCTCTCATATAATGCTACAGCAAAGGACTTTCTAGAGATAGGCTCAATAGTGTGCTTCTGTGCCGTGCATAGTCATGGTTTTAAGATGCTTTTTTCACTCTCAGCGGTTCTTCGACATACACCTTATCCACCTGTTGGATTCACTATTCTAAAGGCTGGTTTGAACAAGTCAGTTCTACTTTCAGTTTATAGCTCACAAAACTCGCGAGATGGTCAAGCCCACCGTAACTCACATG AGAAAAAGATTGCAACATATCTCAGTAAAATCGGCCTGAAGTTTCTGTCAGTGTATCGTTCATATGGAACTTATGTGGCCTTTCTCACAATCCTATTGACTCTATACTTGGTGACCCCCAATTATATATCATTTGGTTACTTGTTTTTCCTTCTATTTTGGATAATTGGAAGGCAGCTCGTTGAAAAGACAAAAAGGCAACTGTGGTTTCCTCTAAAAGTATATGCCACGGTTGTTTTTATCTTTACCTACAGCCTGAGTGTTTCACCGATCTTTGCAGAATCAGTATCAAAGTTTGTTAAACTATATCCTGATCTGGGATTTGATCCTGAAGCTTCTTTGTTGACAAATGTTTGGCAATCATTGGCTATTCTAATAGTAATGCAACTTTACAGCTATGAAAGAAGACAAAATAGTGACAAGAACTTTGGTGTATCTGATGCTTCGGAATCTGGGTTTCTGGGGTTCCTAAGAAGGTTTCTAATTTGGCACAGCGAGAAGATATTATCAGTTAGTGTCTTCTATGCTTGCCTGTCATCAATCAGTTTGTCTGGCCTAATTTATCTGCTAGGCCTCATTGTGTTTTCTATTTTACCAAAAGTGTCTCGAATGCCTTCGAAGGTGTACCTGGTCTACACCGGTTTACTTGCTGCATCTGAGTATCTATTTCAAATGGTGTGCAAACCTGCACAAATGTGTCCTGGTCAGCGTTTCTATGGTTTGTCTGTGTCTCTTGGTTTGAAATATTATGATTCTGGGTTTTGGGGTGTCGAACATGGACTTAGGGGAAAAGTTTTGGTGATTGTGGCTTGTACCATTCAGTATAATGTTTTCCATTGGTTAGATTTGATGCCAACATCTCTGGTACACAAGGGTAAATGGGAAGAACCCTGCCAGCTGTTTATCTCATCTGATCCACCTTATAGTCCTGTTAGAAGCAATGAAGAAAGTCATTCATCAAATAGGTTTACTTCGTTGTTTTCTAAAGTTCAAGGTCTTATTGGTAGCAGCTCAAGTTCATCTCTTGGTTCAGGCAAAATTTACCAGAAATCAGAGTATGTCGATAATGTCATCAAAGGCTCAGATGAGGACAACAGATACTCGTTTGCGAAGATTTGGGGATTGTCAAAAGAAAGTCACAAGTGGGACAAGAAAAGAATTATTTCTCTGAAAAGAGAGAGATTCGAGACTCAGAAGACAACATTCAAATGTTACATGAAATTCTGGATAGAAAATCTTTTCAAACTGCGAGGTCTGGAAATTAACATGATTGTGTTACTGCTGGCAAGCTTTACATTGTTGAATGTTGTATCGATCTTTTATATCATGTTCCTCGTCGTATGCATTCTTATGAACAGAGATCTAATCCAGAAATTGTGGCCCCTTTTTGTATTTCTATTTGCTTCTGTCTTAATACTTGAATATTTTGCTCTTTGGAATGATGGGATGCCCTGGTTTCATGATATCAATGACATTGAAGTCCATTGTAATGAATGTTGGAAGAATTCAAGGATTTTCATTGATTATTGCTCAAAATGCTGGCTCG GACTAATTGCCGATGATCCTCGAATGCTGATTAGCTACTACGTTGTGTTTATATTTTCCTCTTTTAAGCTACGCTCTGACCGCTTCTCTGGTTTCTCGGACTCGGATACGTATCGTCAGATGATGTCCCAAAGGAAAAATGCATTAGTTTGGAGGGACCTCTCACTGGAAACAAAGAGCTTCTGGACATTGCTTGACTATGTACGGCTTTATGCTTATTGCCATTTATTAGACATAGTTTTGGCACTAATTGCTATTACCGGTACTCTAGAGTACGATGTTCTGCACCTTGGTTATCTCGGTTTTGCTCTTGTTTTCTTCAGAATGAGACTTGAAatattgaagaagaagaacatgatTTTCAAGTATCTACGGATGTATAATTTTGCTCTCATTGTTTTGTCACTTGCTTATCAATCTCCTTACATTGGGCAGTTTAGTTCTGGCAAGTGTGATCAAATTGATTACGTGTATGAAATAATTGGATTCTACAAGTATGACTATGGTTTTAAGATAACATCACGATCGGCTTTTGTTGAGATAGTGATCTTCCTATTGGTGTCCGTCCAATCATACATCTTTAGCTCTAGTGAGTTTGATTATGTGTCAAGATACCTTGAAGCAGAGCAAATTGGTGCTATGGTCCGTGAGCAGGAAAAAAAAGTGTTAAAGAAAACCGAGCAGCTGCAGCATCTTCGCAGGTCTGAGGAGCATAAACGTCAGCGCAACATGCAAGTGGAAAGGATGAAATCTGAGATGTACAATTTACAAAGTCAGCTTAACAGAATGAACTCCTTCACACCAATAAATGATACGTCTCACAATGAGGGCCTAAGACGCAGAAGGAATACTAAGTTGTATAGTGATACTAGTACCCCACATGAAGAAAATGAGAATGGATCACCAACCAACCAAGATAAGACTGGAAGCGCAGAATCATCACAGTCCTTTGAATTTTCTTTAACAGATACACAAAAGAACATGGCAGATTTGCTGTTCCAGTGCTCATCTGATACTTTGAGACCACCAACCAGGGGGAGAAGTGAAGAACTTGTGCTGACTGATAATACTAGAAATTCCCTAGGTTCGACACCAGAGATCACTGAGCTTGAGGAGAGTGATGGCAAGGTTAATTATAGTTTATACAAAGAGGGGAGGGCAAGAGGACAACCCAAGGAAAACCCACTAAAATCAGCTGTACAATTGATTGGTGACGGTGTTTCCCATGTTCAGTCGTTTGGAAACCAGGCAGTCACAAATATTGTGAGCTTTTTGAACATTGATCCAGATGAACCACATTCCAATGAGCATATTGCAGAAGATGACATTTATGATGTTGAAAGTCAGAGGGAAACACAAGAGGGGCAGCTGTTGAGGACACATTCCGTTTCAGATGCCTCAGGAACTAAAGTGAAATCAAGCATGCCAATTGGTGTGATCTTTCGGTATATATGGTATCAGATGCGAAGTAATTATGATTATGTTTGCTATTGCTGTTTTGTTCTGGTTTTCCTGTGGAACTTTAGTTTGCTATCCATGGTCTACCTTGGGGCGCTTTTCTTATATGCTCTTTGTGTGAATTATGGGCCAAGTTACTTGTTTTGGGTCATCATGCTGATCTACACTGAGCTCAACATTCTATCACAGTATATATTTCAGATTATCATTCAGCACTGTGGTTTGAATATACATTTACCTCTTCTCCAGAGATTAGGATTCCCTGATGATAAAATAAAGGCATCGTTTGTCGTTAGTATATTACCTCTCATTTTAGTATATATATCTACTCTCTTGCAAAGCTCTATCACTGCCAAAGATGGTGAATGGGTTCCTGTAACAGAATTCAGCTTTCTTAGTGCAAGAAACAACGTGGAAGAGAAACACTGTATGCCTTACAGTTGGAGAGATAGGCTAAAAAGTTTGCATTTGCCTGTAATGAATCTCATAAGGATGACTGGTAGAGGCTTGTCTAGATATTGGATGTCATTAACACAGGGAGCAGAATCTCCTCCATATTTTGTTCAAGTTACAATGGAAGTAAACCATTGGCCAGAAGATGGAATCCAACCGGAGAGGATAGAGTCAGCAATAAATAGGTTGCTTGCTATTGCACACGAAGAAAGATGCCAGGCTAACTTGCCTTCCTCTTGCCATTGTTGTAGTAAAGTCCGGATTCAAAGTATTGAAaaaagcaaagaaaattctaatATGGCTCTTGCTGTAGTAGAAGTTGTTTACGCTTCTCCTGCAGATTGCCAGTCCGCAGGATGGTACAAATCACTCACTCCAGCAGCAGACGTAGAAAAGGAGATTCATGAATCACAGAAAGCAGGACTTTTTGAAGAAATAAATTTTCCTTATCCAATCGTCTCAGTGATTGGTGGTGGTAAAAGAGAGATTGATCTTTATGCATATTATTTTGGTGCTGATTTGGCAGTTTTCTTCCTTGTTGCCATGTTCTATCAATCTGTCCTAAAAAATAAGAGCGAGTTTATAGAAGTTTACCAGCTGGAGGATCAGTTCCCAAAAGAGTTTGTTTTCATCCTAATG GTTCTCTTTTTCTTGATAGTGGTTGACCGCATTATATACCTATGGTCCTTTGCCACCGGAAaagttgttttctatctttttaACCTTGTGCTTTTCACGTATTCAGTCACTGAATATGCCTGGGGAATGGAGCTAGCTCACAGGGATGTTGGAGGACTTGTTCTACGCGCTATCTACCTTACAAAATCAATTTCCCTAGCACTGCAGGCATTACAGATCAGATATGGTATTCCTAACAAGAGCAACTTATATAGACAGTTTTTGACCAGCAAAGTTACTCAAGTAAATTACTTGGGCTTCCGGCTGTATCGTGCGTTACCATTCTTGTATGAGTTGCGGTGTGTGCTTGATTGGTCTTGCACAACCACATCATTAACAATGTATGATTGGCTTAAG TTGGAGGATATATATGCAAGCTTGTTCCTTGTGAAATGCGATGCAGTTTTGAATAGGGCGAATCATCGACAAGgagaaaagcaaacaaaaatgaCAAAATTCTCTAGTGGGATATGCCTATTCTTTGTACTTATTTGTGTTATTTGGGCTCCTATGCTG aTTTACAGTAGTGGTAACCCTACAAATATTGCCAACCCCATTATTGATGTAAGTGTTAAGATTGATATAAATGCTCTTGGTGGAAGGTTAACTTTTTTTAAGACTACTGCCTGTGAAAAGATACCTTGGAAGTACTTGAAGGCCTATGATGATGTTGATCCTCTAGGTTACCTAGGGGCATACAATGTCGATGACATTCAACTGATTTGCTGCCAACCTGATGCATCCACAATGTGGTTGATACCTCCTCCAGTCCAAAGCAGATTTATCCAATCCCTTGAGGAGACACAAATGCCTTTTGGAAAGATGGAACTTATTTTAAATTGGGATTTTCTCAGAGCTAGACCAAAAGGGAAGGAATTAGTGAAATATGAATCCTCTGTTGAACACCACCCGAGTGTAGATGATGTTAAACAAGTGCTTAATGGAACTGCAAACAGCTTCAGTATAGTTGATGCATACCCTCGGTACTTTCGGGTCACTGGTTCAGGTGAAGTTCGGCAACTAGAAGCAGCG ATAGATTCAGTTAGTGGTGAACTGCTCTTGAATAATGGCACTCCTCCTTGGTGGTCATTCTACAATGCAAACCCATCAGATTTGGCTGGCTGTCAAGGGCTTAATGGTCCCATGGTTATTGTCGTGTCTGAGGAGACACCTC AGGGCATTATTGGTGAAACACTCAGCAAATTTAGCATATGGAGTTTGTACATTACTTTTGTCTTAGCTGTTGCAAGATTTATTAGGCTGCAATGCTCAGACTTGAGAATGAGAATACCTTATGAGAACCTTCCATCTTGTGACAG GTTACTCGACATCTGTGAAGGTATTTATGCGGCGAGAGCTGAGGGCGAGTTAGAAGTTGAAGAAGTTCTATATTGGACATTGGTAAACATTTATAGGTCACCGCACATGCTGCTCGAGTACACAAAGCCTGACTAG